A single genomic interval of Streptomyces sp. 1222.5 harbors:
- a CDS encoding glycosyltransferase family 39 protein, whose protein sequence is MTSTLPAVTASKVPAQHPPVPETGPAGRTGPPRRLRSSRPDLLLCGVLLLAILVVQGWNIADYPTLSDDEGTYLAQAWAVQQGKGLAHYTYWYDHPPLGWVQIALLSWIPSAISPGSMTVGTMRITMLVISAVSAVLVYVLGRRLALPRWAAGLAMALFGLSPLAVVLQREIFLDNIAVMWLLLAFCLAASPSRHLWHHFGAGLAAAAGVLTKETMLVVLPALFVTMWRHSHRDTRKFALTGAVTACVLIGLSYPLFALLKGELFPGAGHVSLWDGIKYQMSRPGSGFILDPDSGSYGVLHSWLYYDRVLPIGGLAGALLLIGTWRWSVTARALAGPALTVAVLAAVAMRPGGYLPAMYVIGALPFLALVLAGGTASVAHAVLRRRRSAAEGRYVTGGRYALAAALALAAGAYVVPHWYDGDRTAVTADANKPYRQASHWLSTRVADPEDTRVLVDDALWLDLVHAGYRPGLGAIWFYKADLDPAVTRTMPHGWRDLDYVVASPTVRRDAQDLPNVRAAIRHSTPVATFGTGPDRIEIRRIRTAATGGAR, encoded by the coding sequence GTGACCTCCACCCTCCCCGCGGTGACCGCCTCGAAGGTCCCCGCGCAGCACCCACCTGTGCCGGAAACGGGCCCGGCCGGCCGCACCGGCCCACCGCGGCGGCTCCGCTCCTCCCGCCCCGACCTCCTCCTGTGCGGTGTGCTGCTCCTGGCGATCCTCGTCGTCCAGGGCTGGAACATCGCCGACTACCCGACCCTCAGCGACGACGAGGGCACCTACCTCGCCCAGGCCTGGGCCGTCCAGCAGGGCAAGGGCCTCGCCCACTACACCTACTGGTACGACCACCCGCCGCTCGGCTGGGTCCAGATAGCCCTGCTCAGCTGGATCCCGTCGGCGATCAGCCCCGGCTCGATGACCGTCGGCACCATGCGGATCACCATGCTCGTGATCAGCGCCGTCAGCGCGGTCCTCGTCTACGTCCTCGGCCGCCGGCTCGCCCTGCCCCGCTGGGCCGCCGGGCTCGCCATGGCCCTCTTCGGACTCTCCCCGCTCGCGGTCGTGCTCCAGCGGGAGATCTTCCTCGACAACATCGCCGTGATGTGGCTGCTGCTGGCGTTCTGCCTCGCCGCCTCGCCCAGTCGCCACCTGTGGCACCACTTCGGCGCGGGTCTCGCCGCGGCGGCGGGCGTGCTCACCAAGGAGACGATGCTCGTCGTCCTGCCCGCCCTGTTCGTCACCATGTGGCGGCACAGCCACCGCGACACCCGCAAGTTCGCCCTCACCGGCGCCGTCACCGCCTGCGTCCTGATCGGCCTCTCCTATCCGCTGTTCGCCCTGCTCAAGGGCGAACTGTTCCCCGGCGCCGGGCACGTGTCGCTGTGGGACGGCATCAAGTACCAGATGTCCCGGCCCGGTTCCGGCTTCATCCTCGACCCGGACTCCGGCTCGTACGGCGTCCTGCACTCCTGGCTGTACTACGACCGCGTCCTGCCGATCGGCGGCCTCGCCGGCGCGCTCCTGCTGATCGGCACCTGGCGCTGGTCGGTCACCGCCCGCGCCCTGGCCGGCCCGGCCCTCACGGTCGCCGTGCTGGCCGCCGTGGCCATGCGGCCGGGCGGCTACCTGCCCGCCATGTACGTCATCGGAGCACTGCCCTTCCTCGCCCTGGTCCTCGCGGGCGGCACCGCCTCCGTCGCCCACGCGGTGCTGCGCCGCCGCCGCTCCGCCGCCGAGGGGCGCTACGTCACCGGCGGCCGGTACGCGCTCGCCGCCGCCCTCGCGCTCGCCGCCGGCGCCTACGTCGTACCCCACTGGTACGACGGCGACCGCACCGCCGTCACCGCCGACGCCAACAAGCCCTACCGCCAGGCGTCCCACTGGCTCTCCACCCGGGTCGCGGACCCCGAGGACACCCGGGTCCTCGTCGACGACGCCCTGTGGCTCGACCTGGTCCACGCCGGGTACCGGCCCGGACTCGGCGCGATCTGGTTCTACAAGGCGGACCTCGACCCGGCGGTCACCAGGACCATGCCGCACGGCTGGCGGGACCTCGACTACGTCGTCGCCTCGCCGACGGTCCGCCGGGACGCCCAGGACCTGCCCAACGTCCGCGCCGCCATCCGGCATTCGACACCGGTCGCCACCTTCGGCACCGGACCCGACCGCATCGAGATCCGGCGGATCCGGACGGCCGCCACGGGAGGCGCACGATGA
- a CDS encoding glycosyltransferase: MLTSVFIAAVSLALFWMAAFTLWWQMHAWRTPEVLASTRFGRPDGGEHLSFSLLLPARHEQAVLDHTIQRLLESTHTDFEIIVIVGHDDPETAAVAERAAARDPRVRVVVDTHEKKNKPKAMNTALPHCRGDVVGVFDAEDQVHPELLAHVDHAFRTTRADVVQGGVQLINFHSSWYSLRNCLEYFFWFRSRLHLHAQKGFIPLGGNTVFVRTDVLRDADGWDPDCLAEDCDLGVRLSSVGKKVVVAYDSDMVTREETPGSLMSLLKQRTRWNQGFLQVYRKKDWKQLPALRQRLLARYTLMTPFLQAFSGVIIPLNAAVALFLDVPVGIAFLTFLPLVTAAVTFVFEVVGLHDFGKQYGLRVRLVHYVKLIVGGPFYQVLLAGAAIRAVWREQRGRNDWELTTHVGAHLTAAEPIREDVPA, translated from the coding sequence TTGCTGACGTCTGTCTTCATCGCTGCCGTTTCGCTGGCCTTGTTCTGGATGGCGGCCTTCACCCTGTGGTGGCAGATGCACGCGTGGCGCACGCCCGAAGTGCTCGCGTCCACCCGGTTCGGCAGACCGGACGGGGGCGAACACCTGTCGTTCTCCCTGCTCCTGCCGGCCCGGCACGAGCAGGCCGTGCTCGACCACACCATCCAGCGGCTGCTGGAGTCCACGCACACCGACTTCGAGATCATCGTGATCGTCGGGCACGACGACCCCGAGACCGCCGCCGTCGCCGAGCGGGCCGCCGCCCGCGACCCGCGCGTCCGCGTCGTCGTCGACACCCATGAGAAGAAGAACAAGCCGAAGGCCATGAACACGGCGCTGCCGCACTGCCGCGGCGACGTCGTCGGGGTCTTCGACGCCGAGGACCAGGTCCACCCGGAACTGCTCGCCCACGTCGACCACGCGTTCCGCACGACACGGGCGGACGTCGTCCAGGGCGGCGTGCAGCTCATCAACTTCCACTCCAGCTGGTACAGCCTGCGCAACTGCCTGGAGTACTTCTTCTGGTTCCGCTCCCGGCTGCACCTGCACGCGCAGAAGGGGTTCATCCCGCTCGGCGGGAACACCGTCTTCGTGCGGACCGACGTCCTCAGGGATGCGGACGGCTGGGACCCCGACTGCCTCGCCGAGGACTGCGACCTGGGCGTGCGCCTGTCCAGCGTCGGCAAGAAGGTCGTCGTCGCCTACGACTCCGACATGGTCACCCGCGAGGAGACGCCCGGCTCGCTGATGTCGCTGCTGAAGCAGCGCACCCGCTGGAACCAGGGCTTCCTCCAGGTGTACCGGAAGAAGGACTGGAAGCAACTGCCCGCCCTGCGGCAGCGGCTGCTCGCCCGGTACACCCTGATGACACCCTTCCTGCAGGCCTTCTCCGGCGTGATCATCCCGCTCAACGCGGCCGTGGCGCTCTTCCTCGACGTGCCCGTCGGCATCGCCTTCCTCACCTTCCTGCCGCTGGTCACCGCCGCCGTCACCTTCGTCTTCGAGGTGGTCGGACTGCACGACTTCGGCAAGCAGTACGGCCTGCGTGTCCGCCTCGTCCACTACGTGAAGCTCATCGTGGGCGGCCCGTTCTACCAGGTCCTCCTCGCCGGAGCCGCGATCCGCGCCGTATGGCGCGAGCAACGCGGACGGAACGACTGGGAGTTGACCACGCACGTCGGCGCGCACCTCACCGCGGCCGAGCCGATCCGAGAGGACGTTCCCGCGTGA
- a CDS encoding thioredoxin domain-containing protein, with protein sequence MNRLAHETSPYLLQHADNPVDWWPWSAEAFDEARRTGKPVLLSVGYSSCHWCHVMAHESFEDRATADYLNEHFVSVKVDREERPDVDAVYMEAVQAATGQGGWPMTVFLTPDAEPFYFGTYFPPAPRHGMPSFRQVLEGVQQAWTTRHDEVSEVAGKIVRDLTQRELSHQGTRPPGEQELAQALLGLTREYDPQRGGFSGAPKFPPSMVLEFLLRHHARTGAEGALQMAADTCERMARGGLYDQLGGGFARYSVDRDWVVPHFEKMLYDNALLCRVYAHLWRATGSDLARRVAVETADFLVRELRTDEGGFASALDADSDDGTGRHVEGAYYVWTPEQLRAALGDTDGDLAAQYFGVTDEGTFEHGLSVLQLPQTEGVFDAEKVASVRSRLLAVRAERPAPGRDDKVVAAWNGLAIAALAETGAYFDRPDLVEAALGAADLLVRVHLDEHARLARTSKDGRVGANAGVLEDYADVAEGFLALASVTGEGVWLDFAGLLLDHVLARFADPEDGALYDTASDAERLIRRPQDPTDNAAPSGWTAAAAALLGYAAHTGSERHRTAAERALGVVKTLGPRVPRFIGWGLAAAEALLDGPREVAIVGPALDDERTAALHMTALLGTAPGAVVAVGTPESDEFPLLADRPLVSGEPAAYVCRNFTCDAPTTDRGRLRTALGH encoded by the coding sequence GTGAACCGACTGGCCCATGAGACGTCCCCGTATCTGCTCCAGCACGCCGACAACCCCGTCGACTGGTGGCCCTGGTCGGCCGAGGCCTTCGACGAGGCCCGCAGGACCGGCAAACCCGTACTGCTGAGCGTCGGTTACAGCAGCTGCCACTGGTGTCACGTCATGGCGCACGAGTCCTTCGAGGACCGGGCCACCGCCGACTACCTCAACGAGCACTTCGTCAGCGTCAAGGTGGACCGCGAGGAGCGCCCCGACGTCGACGCCGTCTACATGGAGGCCGTCCAGGCGGCCACCGGGCAGGGCGGCTGGCCGATGACCGTGTTCCTCACCCCGGACGCCGAGCCGTTCTACTTCGGCACCTACTTCCCGCCCGCCCCTCGCCACGGGATGCCCTCGTTCCGGCAGGTGCTGGAGGGCGTCCAGCAGGCGTGGACCACCCGGCACGACGAGGTCAGCGAGGTCGCCGGGAAGATCGTGCGCGACCTCACCCAGCGCGAGCTCAGCCACCAGGGCACCCGGCCGCCCGGCGAGCAGGAACTCGCGCAGGCGCTGCTCGGCCTCACCCGCGAGTACGACCCGCAGCGCGGCGGATTCTCCGGCGCGCCCAAGTTCCCGCCGTCCATGGTCCTGGAGTTCCTGCTGCGCCACCACGCGCGCACCGGCGCCGAGGGAGCCCTGCAGATGGCGGCGGACACCTGCGAGCGCATGGCCCGCGGCGGCCTCTACGACCAGCTCGGCGGCGGCTTCGCCCGCTACTCCGTCGACCGGGACTGGGTGGTGCCGCACTTCGAGAAGATGCTGTACGACAACGCCCTCCTGTGCCGGGTGTACGCGCACCTGTGGCGGGCCACCGGCTCCGACCTCGCCCGGCGGGTCGCGGTGGAGACCGCCGACTTCCTGGTGCGCGAACTGCGGACGGACGAAGGCGGTTTCGCCTCCGCGCTCGACGCCGACAGCGACGACGGCACGGGCCGGCACGTCGAGGGCGCCTACTACGTCTGGACGCCCGAGCAGCTGCGCGCCGCCCTCGGGGACACCGACGGCGACCTCGCCGCCCAGTACTTCGGGGTGACCGACGAAGGCACCTTCGAGCACGGCTTGTCCGTCCTGCAACTCCCGCAGACCGAAGGCGTCTTCGACGCCGAGAAGGTCGCCTCCGTCAGGAGCCGGCTGCTGGCGGTGCGGGCCGAACGGCCGGCGCCGGGCCGGGACGACAAGGTCGTCGCCGCCTGGAACGGCCTCGCGATCGCCGCGCTCGCCGAGACCGGCGCCTACTTCGACCGGCCCGACCTGGTCGAGGCCGCCCTCGGCGCCGCCGACCTGCTCGTCCGCGTCCACCTGGACGAACACGCCCGCCTCGCCCGGACCAGCAAGGACGGCCGCGTCGGCGCCAACGCCGGAGTTCTGGAGGACTACGCCGACGTCGCCGAGGGCTTCCTCGCGCTCGCCTCCGTCACCGGCGAGGGCGTCTGGCTCGACTTCGCCGGACTGCTCCTCGACCATGTGCTCGCCCGCTTCGCCGACCCCGAGGACGGCGCCCTCTACGACACGGCCTCCGACGCCGAGCGGCTCATCCGCCGGCCCCAGGACCCCACCGACAACGCCGCCCCCTCCGGCTGGACCGCCGCGGCCGCCGCCCTGCTGGGCTACGCGGCGCACACCGGCTCCGAGCGCCACCGGACCGCCGCCGAAAGGGCGTTGGGCGTCGTCAAGACCCTCGGGCCGCGCGTTCCCCGCTTCATCGGCTGGGGTCTGGCCGCCGCGGAGGCGCTGCTCGACGGGCCTCGCGAGGTGGCGATCGTCGGCCCGGCGCTGGACGACGAACGGACGGCCGCCCTGCACATGACCGCCCTGCTGGGCACCGCGCCCGGTGCCGTCGTCGCCGTCGGCACTCCGGAGAGCGACGAGTTCCCGCTGCTCGCGGACCGTCCGCTGGTGTCCGGTGAACCGGCGGCGTACGTCTGCCGTAATTTCACGTGTGACGCCCCCACCACCGACCGGGGGCGGCTGCGCACGGCACTGGGTCACTGA
- a CDS encoding helix-turn-helix domain-containing protein, giving the protein MTDGLPEMTSLERTALYKSLGNPLRRRILEYLGRHGEANSTVLARELGESSGTTSYHLRKLAEQRLIEEIPEKSAGRERWWRALPFSHTTPDPAGMSPEEYAAAARLAHLKIEFDTALYRRAHEEYRGPEGWAQVQRHGTWMTREDLLAFMRDYRALLDRYGHPREEAPQEARPVLVRFYAVPEPVGEWNGEPTGP; this is encoded by the coding sequence ATGACCGACGGCCTGCCCGAGATGACCAGCCTGGAGCGCACCGCTCTCTACAAGTCCCTCGGCAACCCGCTGCGCCGCCGCATCCTCGAATACCTGGGCCGGCACGGCGAGGCGAACTCCACCGTGCTCGCCCGCGAACTCGGCGAGAGCTCCGGCACCACCAGCTACCACCTGCGCAAACTCGCCGAGCAGCGGCTCATCGAGGAGATCCCGGAGAAGTCCGCCGGCCGCGAGCGCTGGTGGCGGGCGCTGCCGTTCAGCCACACCACGCCCGACCCCGCCGGGATGTCCCCGGAGGAGTACGCGGCCGCCGCCCGGCTCGCCCACCTCAAGATCGAGTTCGACACGGCCCTGTACCGCCGCGCGCACGAGGAGTACCGCGGCCCCGAGGGGTGGGCCCAGGTGCAGCGCCACGGCACCTGGATGACCAGGGAGGACCTGCTCGCCTTCATGCGGGACTACCGCGCCCTGCTCGACCGGTACGGCCACCCGCGCGAGGAGGCGCCGCAGGAGGCGCGCCCGGTGCTGGTGCGTTTCTACGCGGTGCCGGAGCCCGTGGGAGAGTGGAACGGTGAACCGACTGGCCCATGA